Proteins encoded in a region of the Neoarius graeffei isolate fNeoGra1 chromosome 3, fNeoGra1.pri, whole genome shotgun sequence genome:
- the LOC132882641 gene encoding trypsin-2-like, with protein MKFLVLLLFAGASLALEDDKIVGEHEECIPHSQPWQVSLNSGYHFCSGSLINQNWVVSAAHCSKSRIEVRLGEHYLNIDEGHEQFIASSRAIIHPNYDSWNMANDIMLIKLSRPATLNSYVQPVALPKSFPPVGTQCTVSGWGNTWSPTTYRNKIQCQEVLIYSESNCKYYFPGMSTNGEFCAGSLEGCKSCPGDSGSPLVCSGELQGIVPYNYGCLETNCLRVYVKSIALKKSRWGGEAFSEVEVKGIKTCIEVNKVYSYGKKKIRHQHHIGGKELLT; from the exons ATGAAATTTCTGGTCCTACTTTTGTTTGCAGGAGCTAGTT TAGCTCTGGAGGATGACAAGATTGTTGGAGAGCATGAGGAGTGCATACCCCACTCCCAGCCCTGGCAAGTGTCTCTGAACTCCGGCTATCATTTCTGTAGTGGTTCTCTGATCAATCAGAACTGGGttgtgtctgctgctcactgctcCAAATC TCGTATAGAGGTTCGTTTGGGTGAACACTACCTCAACATTGATGAGGGTCATGAGCAGTTCATCGCTTCCTCCCGTGCCATCATCCACCCCAACTATGACTCCTGGAACATGGCCAATGACATCATGCTTATCAAGCTGAGTCGACCTGCCACCCTGAATAGCTATGTGCAGCCTGTTGCACTGCCTAAGAGCTTCCCCCCTGTTGGCACCCAGTGCACAGTCTCCGGATGGGGTAACACCTGGAGCCCCA CTACCTATCGCAACAAGATACAGTGTCAGGAGGTCCTTATTTACTCTGAGTCGAATTGTAAATATTATTTCCCTGGTATGAGCACTAATGGCGAGTTTTGTGCTGGCTCCCTGGAGGGATGCAAGAGCTGCCCG GGTGACTCTGGTAGCCCTCTGGTGTGCAGTGGTGAGCTGCAGGGTATTGTTCCTTACAATTATGGCTGCTTGGAGACGAACTGCCTTCGTGTCTATGTCAAG TCCATTGCACTGAAAAAGAGTAGATGGGGGGGGGAGGCTTTCTCAGAGGTTGAAGTGAAAGGTATTAAGACTTGCATAGAGGTCAATAAAGTATACAGTTatgggaaaaagaaa ATTAGGCACCAGCACCACATTGGTGGAAAAGAGCTATTGACCTAG